In Brevibacillus brevis NBRC 100599, a single genomic region encodes these proteins:
- a CDS encoding Glu/Leu/Phe/Val dehydrogenase dimerization domain-containing protein — MNIFDYMQKYDYEQLVFCQDENSGLKAIICIHDTTLGPALGGTRMWPYKTEEEAIVDVLRLGRGMTYKNAAAGLNIGGGKAVIIGDPREHKSEELFRAFGRYIQGLNGRYITAEDVGTTVADMDMIHLETDFVTGVSPAFGSSGNPSPVTAYGVYRGMKAAAKLAFGSDSLSGRVIAVQGVGNVAYNLCRHLHEEGAHLIVTDINQENVDRAVNDFGAKAVGVNEIFGVECDIFSPCALGAIINDDTIPLFKAKVIAGAANNQLKEEKHGDQIHEMGLIYAPDYVINAGGVINVADELQGYNRERALKKVETIYDNILKIYEIAERDGMASYKAADRMAEERIASVARSRNTFLQNGKTVYKR; from the coding sequence GTGAACATCTTTGACTACATGCAAAAGTACGATTACGAGCAATTGGTATTTTGCCAAGACGAAAATTCCGGTTTGAAAGCAATCATTTGCATTCATGATACGACATTAGGACCAGCACTCGGTGGTACGCGCATGTGGCCGTATAAAACAGAAGAAGAGGCGATTGTAGACGTACTGCGCCTTGGTCGTGGGATGACTTACAAAAACGCAGCAGCAGGACTGAACATCGGTGGTGGTAAAGCAGTCATCATCGGTGATCCACGCGAGCATAAGAGCGAAGAGCTGTTCCGTGCTTTCGGTCGCTATATTCAAGGTCTGAATGGCCGTTACATCACAGCTGAGGATGTAGGAACAACGGTTGCAGACATGGATATGATCCACTTGGAAACAGATTTCGTAACAGGAGTTTCTCCTGCATTTGGTTCCAGTGGCAATCCATCCCCTGTAACAGCTTACGGTGTCTACCGTGGAATGAAAGCTGCTGCTAAATTGGCGTTTGGTTCCGACTCTCTCTCCGGACGAGTGATTGCTGTACAAGGTGTAGGAAACGTAGCGTATAATCTGTGCCGCCATCTGCATGAAGAAGGCGCGCATTTGATCGTAACGGATATCAATCAAGAAAACGTAGATCGCGCAGTGAACGATTTCGGTGCGAAAGCCGTTGGCGTTAACGAGATCTTTGGCGTAGAGTGCGATATCTTCTCTCCTTGCGCATTGGGTGCGATCATCAACGATGACACGATTCCGCTCTTCAAAGCAAAAGTGATTGCAGGGGCAGCTAACAACCAGCTGAAAGAAGAGAAACACGGCGACCAAATTCACGAAATGGGTCTGATCTACGCACCTGACTACGTGATCAATGCTGGTGGTGTAATCAATGTGGCAGATGAGCTACAAGGCTATAACCGCGAGCGTGCATTGAAAAAAGTAGAAACGATCTATGACAACATCCTGAAAATTTACGAAATCGCTGAACGTGATGGCATGGCTTCCTACAAAGCTGCTGACCGCATGGCAGAAGAACGCATTGCAAGTGTTGCAAGATCACGTAATACTTTCCTGCAAAACGGCAAGACTGTTTACAAGCGCTAA
- the lpdA gene encoding dihydrolipoyl dehydrogenase, which translates to MSQEFDLVVLGGGTGGYVAAIRASQLGMKVAIVEKEKLGGTCLHRGCIPSKALLRSAEVFSTLKEADKYGVSAGAVGYDFTKIQERKQGIIDQLHKGIQYLMKKGSITVFEGFGRVMGPSIFSPQAGAVRIEKENGDQEMIVPRFLMLATGSRPRTLPGLVIDGAYVVTSDEALQWEQLPASVVIVGGGVIGIEWASMLNDFGVEVTVVEYADRILPFEDEEVSKELARLLKKRKVNIVTGAKVLPESLEKGEGKVSIQAEVKDGVQTFEAEKVLVSVGRQANVENIGLEATEIKVERGVVVVNEFFQTAEPHIYAIGDVIGGLQLAHVASHEGILAVEHMAGQNPHPMDYTKVPKCTYSRPEVANVGLTEKEAKEQGYDVKIGKFSFKPLGKALIHGENDGFVKLVVDAKTNDLLGVHMIGTHVTDMISEAGLARVLDATPWEIGQTIHPHPSLSEAIMEAAQAVDGKAIHN; encoded by the coding sequence GTGTCTCAAGAGTTTGATTTAGTCGTCCTCGGGGGAGGTACCGGCGGTTATGTAGCGGCAATCCGCGCTTCCCAATTGGGAATGAAGGTAGCAATCGTGGAAAAAGAAAAGCTCGGTGGTACTTGCTTACACCGTGGTTGCATCCCATCCAAAGCGCTATTGCGCAGTGCAGAAGTATTCTCCACCCTGAAGGAAGCTGACAAATACGGAGTCTCGGCAGGTGCAGTAGGCTATGACTTCACAAAAATACAAGAGCGTAAGCAGGGCATTATCGACCAACTTCATAAAGGGATTCAATACTTGATGAAAAAAGGCAGCATTACTGTCTTTGAAGGCTTTGGAAGAGTGATGGGGCCTTCCATTTTTTCTCCGCAGGCAGGTGCTGTGCGCATTGAAAAGGAAAACGGGGACCAAGAAATGATCGTTCCACGATTCCTAATGCTAGCAACGGGTTCACGTCCACGCACACTTCCAGGTTTGGTCATCGACGGAGCTTATGTGGTAACTAGCGATGAAGCATTGCAGTGGGAGCAATTGCCTGCTTCTGTTGTCATCGTTGGTGGCGGTGTCATCGGGATTGAGTGGGCTTCCATGCTCAATGATTTCGGGGTAGAAGTGACTGTTGTGGAGTACGCCGACCGTATATTGCCGTTTGAGGATGAAGAAGTGAGCAAGGAATTGGCTCGTCTTTTGAAAAAGCGGAAAGTCAACATCGTGACGGGAGCAAAGGTGCTGCCTGAATCGTTGGAAAAAGGGGAAGGCAAAGTCTCTATTCAGGCGGAAGTCAAGGATGGAGTCCAAACCTTTGAAGCTGAAAAGGTACTCGTATCAGTAGGACGCCAAGCGAATGTAGAAAACATCGGTTTGGAAGCAACAGAAATCAAAGTCGAGCGCGGAGTCGTCGTGGTTAATGAATTTTTCCAGACTGCAGAGCCCCATATTTATGCGATTGGTGATGTTATTGGTGGTCTGCAATTGGCGCATGTTGCTTCGCATGAAGGAATACTTGCGGTAGAGCACATGGCTGGACAAAACCCGCACCCGATGGATTACACCAAGGTTCCGAAATGTACGTATAGCCGACCTGAAGTCGCAAATGTCGGACTCACTGAAAAAGAAGCAAAAGAGCAAGGCTACGATGTGAAAATCGGCAAGTTCAGCTTTAAGCCGCTGGGCAAAGCGCTGATTCACGGTGAGAATGACGGCTTTGTGAAGTTGGTCGTTGATGCCAAGACGAATGATTTGTTAGGGGTTCACATGATCGGTACACATGTGACAGATATGATTTCTGAAGCGGGCTTGGCCCGTGTACTGGATGCGACTCCGTGGGAGATCGGTCAGACGATTCACCCGCATCCATCTTTATCCGAAGCAATCATGGAGGCAGCTCAGGCTGTCGACGGAAAAGCGATACACAATTAG
- a CDS encoding thiamine pyrophosphate-dependent dehydrogenase E1 component subunit alpha, which produces MTTKRHEQVGLTDAQVLDMYYYMLLARKIDERQWLLNRAGKVPFVISCQGQEAAQVGAAFAMEKDRDFLCPYYRDLGLVLVFGQTARDCMLSAFAKAEDPNSGGRQMPGHFGGKKYNILTGSSPVTTQVPHAVGMALAGRMKQEDFVVYASFGEGSSNQGDFHEGANFAGVHKLPVIFFCENNKYAISVPLKKQLACESVADRAIGYGFPGVSVDGNDPIEVYRVMKEAVERARSGQGPTLIEAVMYRLVPHSSDDDDRVYRTREEVEEAKKKDPLIVFAEYLREIGLLDEHKEADMLARVQLEVDEATEYAENAPYPTPESTMTYVYGE; this is translated from the coding sequence ATGACAACCAAGCGACATGAGCAAGTGGGATTGACCGATGCGCAAGTCCTTGACATGTATTATTACATGCTATTGGCCAGAAAAATTGACGAGCGCCAATGGCTGTTGAATCGTGCGGGCAAAGTACCGTTCGTGATTTCCTGCCAGGGGCAGGAAGCAGCTCAGGTGGGAGCCGCTTTTGCCATGGAGAAAGACAGAGATTTCTTGTGCCCGTACTATCGCGATCTTGGTTTGGTGCTGGTCTTTGGCCAAACAGCCCGTGATTGTATGTTGTCCGCTTTTGCGAAAGCAGAAGATCCGAATAGCGGTGGTAGACAGATGCCAGGTCACTTCGGTGGCAAGAAGTACAATATTTTGACGGGTTCAAGCCCTGTGACGACCCAAGTCCCACACGCAGTCGGTATGGCTTTGGCGGGTAGAATGAAGCAAGAAGATTTTGTTGTGTATGCTTCGTTCGGAGAAGGCTCCAGCAACCAGGGAGACTTCCACGAAGGTGCGAACTTTGCGGGTGTCCACAAGCTCCCGGTTATCTTTTTCTGCGAAAACAACAAATACGCGATCTCTGTACCACTGAAAAAGCAGTTGGCTTGTGAAAGTGTAGCAGACCGTGCGATTGGTTACGGATTCCCGGGAGTCAGTGTGGACGGAAACGATCCGATTGAAGTATATCGTGTCATGAAAGAAGCGGTTGAACGTGCCCGCAGTGGTCAAGGGCCGACGCTGATCGAAGCCGTTATGTATCGCCTAGTTCCGCACTCTAGCGACGATGACGATCGTGTGTATCGTACGAGAGAAGAAGTGGAAGAAGCGAAGAAAAAGGACCCGTTGATTGTTTTCGCTGAGTATTTGAGAGAGATTGGACTCTTGGATGAACATAAGGAAGCAGATATGCTTGCTCGCGTACAACTGGAAGTGGATGAAGCCACTGAATATGCAGAAAACGCGCCATATCCAACACCAGAATCGACTATGACATACGTATACGGGGAATAA
- a CDS encoding alpha-ketoacid dehydrogenase subunit beta, with amino-acid sequence MAVISFIDAITMAMREEMRRDSNVFILGEDVGVRGGVFRATNGLIEEFGEERVIDTPLAESAIVGVGIGAAAYGMRPIAEIQFADFIMPAVNQIVSEAAKMRYRSNNDWHCPITIRAPFGGGVHGALYHSQSVEAMFTNTPGLKVVAPSTPYDAKGLLKAAIRDEDPVLFFEHKRCYRLIKGEVPEDDYVLPIGKADVKREGTDITVISYGLTLHFALQAAEKLAQEGISAHVLDLRTLYPLDKEAIVEAASKTGKVLIVHEDNKEGGVGGEVAAIVAEHCLFDLDAPIKRLCGPDVPAMPYSPPMEKYFMLNPEKVLEAMRELANF; translated from the coding sequence ATGGCAGTCATTTCTTTTATTGATGCAATTACAATGGCGATGCGTGAAGAAATGCGGCGTGATTCCAACGTGTTTATCCTCGGAGAAGACGTTGGCGTTCGCGGTGGGGTTTTCCGTGCGACAAACGGATTGATTGAAGAGTTTGGCGAGGAGCGCGTGATTGATACGCCACTGGCTGAATCCGCAATTGTCGGTGTAGGGATTGGTGCGGCCGCTTACGGTATGCGCCCAATCGCAGAGATTCAGTTTGCGGACTTCATCATGCCAGCAGTGAACCAAATTGTCAGTGAGGCGGCGAAAATGCGCTATCGTTCGAACAACGACTGGCATTGCCCGATCACGATTCGTGCCCCATTCGGTGGCGGGGTTCACGGTGCACTCTACCACTCGCAATCTGTGGAAGCGATGTTCACGAACACTCCTGGTTTGAAAGTAGTGGCACCTTCGACACCTTATGATGCAAAAGGTCTTCTGAAAGCAGCTATTCGCGATGAAGATCCGGTACTCTTTTTCGAGCACAAGCGCTGCTATCGTTTGATCAAGGGCGAAGTGCCTGAGGACGACTATGTGCTGCCGATTGGCAAAGCGGACGTCAAGCGAGAGGGGACAGACATCACAGTGATCTCCTACGGCTTGACTCTGCACTTCGCTCTGCAAGCTGCGGAAAAGCTTGCACAAGAAGGCATCAGCGCGCATGTTCTCGATTTGCGCACACTGTATCCGTTGGACAAAGAAGCGATCGTAGAAGCGGCTTCGAAGACAGGCAAAGTATTGATCGTACACGAGGACAACAAAGAAGGCGGTGTAGGCGGCGAGGTAGCTGCTATTGTAGCGGAGCATTGCCTGTTCGATTTGGATGCACCGATTAAACGTCTTTGTGGTCCAGATGTACCAGCTATGCCATACAGCCCGCCGATGGAAAAATACTTTATGCTGAACCCGGAAAAAGTATTGGAAGCAATGCGCGAGCTGGCCAACTTTTAA